The Halobacterium sp. CBA1132 genome has a segment encoding these proteins:
- a CDS encoding zinc ribbon domain-containing protein, whose product MEENGCPKCGHDEVDVGSISATGSGLSKMFDIQTNNFQTVTCTSCGYTELYADVDSRGADLADVFFG is encoded by the coding sequence ATGGAAGAGAACGGCTGCCCGAAGTGCGGTCACGACGAAGTCGACGTCGGCTCCATCTCGGCGACCGGCTCCGGGCTCTCGAAGATGTTCGACATCCAGACGAACAACTTCCAGACCGTCACCTGCACGTCCTGTGGCTACACGGAACTGTACGCGGACGTGGACTCGCGTGGCGCCGACCTCGCGGACGTCTTCTTCGGCTAG
- a CDS encoding M20/M25/M40 family metallo-hydrolase, with the protein MPDDFSVLDFHERAVRTPSHEDVGEMRELLVATLREHGREPEVDDAGNVLASKGSGVPHVVLNTHIDTVPPHVEFSRDGDIVEGRGACDAKGPLAALLAAFLAVDAEEGRVTLAVTPDEETDSTGAAALDLDADGVIVGEPTDLDACTSARGRFQGTVELTGEGAHAAEPGTGANAVAAAEQALEAVRTYDAARGAAEHPELGPPTLTPTRIEGGDAANRVPDECTITFDRRTVPPETQTEFFDGFAAHVRDSVPGQVGVNVDPAERETPFLEAFDTADDSAVVEALVDAGAGSARPFGAATEASYFAADAPTVVFGPGVLADDEGPVAHAQREYVRRSDVERAAEIVTGALDALV; encoded by the coding sequence ATGCCTGACGACTTCTCCGTTCTGGACTTCCACGAGCGCGCAGTCCGCACGCCCTCCCACGAGGACGTGGGCGAGATGCGCGAGTTGCTCGTCGCGACGCTGCGCGAGCACGGCCGCGAACCTGAGGTCGACGACGCCGGGAACGTGCTCGCGTCGAAGGGGAGTGGAGTGCCCCACGTCGTGCTCAACACGCACATCGACACGGTGCCGCCGCACGTGGAGTTCTCGCGGGACGGCGACATCGTCGAGGGACGGGGCGCCTGTGACGCGAAGGGGCCGCTGGCCGCGCTACTCGCGGCGTTCCTCGCCGTCGACGCCGAAGAGGGCCGCGTGACGCTGGCGGTGACGCCCGACGAGGAGACGGACTCGACGGGCGCGGCCGCACTCGACCTCGACGCGGACGGTGTCATCGTGGGCGAGCCGACGGACCTCGACGCCTGCACGAGCGCCCGCGGTCGCTTCCAAGGCACCGTCGAACTGACCGGCGAGGGCGCCCACGCCGCGGAACCGGGAACGGGCGCGAACGCGGTCGCTGCGGCCGAGCAGGCGCTGGAAGCGGTGCGGACGTACGACGCCGCTCGGGGCGCCGCCGAGCACCCGGAACTCGGGCCGCCGACGCTCACGCCCACGCGCATCGAGGGCGGGGACGCCGCGAACCGCGTGCCCGACGAGTGTACGATTACGTTCGACCGGCGGACGGTACCGCCGGAGACGCAGACGGAGTTCTTCGACGGGTTCGCGGCGCACGTCCGCGATTCGGTTCCGGGGCAGGTCGGCGTCAACGTCGACCCGGCCGAGCGGGAGACGCCGTTCCTCGAAGCGTTCGACACGGCCGACGACAGCGCGGTCGTGGAGGCGCTCGTCGACGCGGGCGCCGGGAGCGCGCGGCCGTTCGGCGCCGCTACCGAGGCGTCGTACTTCGCGGCGGACGCGCCGACCGTGGTGTTCGGGCCGGGCGTGCTCGCAGACGACGAGGGGCCGGTCGCGCACGCGCAACGCGAGTACGTCCGTCGGTCGGACGTCGAGCGCGCCGCCGAAATCGTCACAGGCGCGCTAGACGCGCTGGTCTAG
- the dapF gene encoding diaminopimelate epimerase has translation MIPYERYHGTGNDFAIVDASNYVPDRGAFAERLCADLGIDGVLFLALEDRYTPPRAVMTLRQPDGSTADMCGNGARCAARWVAEQTGADAVMLDTQAGTRRADLDGAEVTVEMGEPSFEAREVPTFRDEPMEREELAGYEVTAVNTGVPHAVVFVDDVDDVDVEADAPEIRHHEAFPDGANVTFASPDGEDAFRQRTFERGVEGETDSCGTGAVAVAAVARREGRCGDRVAVRPPGGELHVDLSGTTATLRGPTEHELDGEAEVVSARQLDA, from the coding sequence ATGATTCCCTACGAACGATACCACGGCACCGGCAACGACTTCGCAATCGTCGACGCGTCGAACTACGTCCCCGACCGCGGGGCGTTCGCCGAGCGGCTCTGCGCCGACCTCGGCATCGACGGCGTCCTCTTTCTCGCGCTGGAGGACCGCTACACGCCGCCCCGGGCGGTGATGACGCTGCGCCAGCCCGACGGCTCCACAGCCGACATGTGCGGGAACGGCGCGCGCTGTGCGGCCCGCTGGGTCGCCGAGCAGACCGGCGCCGACGCCGTGATGTTGGACACGCAGGCGGGGACGCGACGCGCGGACCTCGACGGCGCGGAGGTCACCGTAGAGATGGGCGAACCGTCGTTCGAAGCCCGTGAGGTACCGACGTTCCGCGACGAACCGATGGAGCGCGAAGAACTAGCTGGCTACGAGGTCACCGCCGTGAACACGGGCGTCCCGCACGCCGTCGTGTTCGTAGACGACGTCGACGACGTGGACGTCGAAGCCGACGCCCCCGAAATCCGCCACCACGAGGCGTTCCCGGACGGCGCGAACGTCACGTTCGCGTCTCCGGACGGCGAGGACGCGTTCCGCCAGCGCACGTTCGAGCGCGGCGTGGAAGGCGAGACCGACTCCTGTGGGACGGGCGCGGTCGCGGTTGCCGCGGTCGCGCGCCGCGAGGGACGCTGCGGCGACCGCGTCGCGGTCCGGCCGCCGGGCGGCGAACTCCACGTCGACCTCTCGGGCACCACGGCGACGCTGCGCGGCCCGACCGAGCACGAGCTCGACGGGGAAGCCGAGGTCGTCTCCGCGCGCCAACTCGATGCCTGA